The following are from one region of the Hymenobacter radiodurans genome:
- the rnr gene encoding ribonuclease R: protein MKKQDESAAPRAPRAKAARGEKAAAAPVTKTQVYRVFADNPGKVFSYRQLSRRLGVTTKEQREEVFDHLKALRKSNQLTLLQNDDYRLTDPAALRMQPDAGQRPERGRNKGGKSRPDGAAIEAQFGQDPLVHRRRDAGFDFPGDDRQRFRERPSSGGDIITGTVALATNKYAFVVSEESENDIRVFTDRLKFAMNGDTVRVRLRGERDGRPVGDVLEVVKREREEIVGQLTVQNAGFGFVSPDHRKMYFDVFVPHEGLKDARSGEKVLVRITEWPEDPGRQPVGEIVRSFGQAGENEAEINAIMAEFGLPFEFPQDVEEESEGISDRIQEDEIARRRDFRDITTFTIDPADAKDFDDALSIQKMENGNWEIGVHIADVTHYVRPESMLEREARHRATSVYLVDRVIPMLPERLSNGLCSLRPNEDKLTFSAVFELDENGKLYDSWFGKTIIHSDRRFAYGEAQERIETGEGDFSEEVNTLNNIAKKLQAQRFKKGAIGFETQEVKFQLDENGKPVGVYVKERQDAHKLIEEFMLLANRKVADFVFQKKKTKPRFTMVYRTHDAPDADRLQNFALFAKKFGHDLNLDNPKKLSNELNSLSENVVGKPEQNVIQTLAIRTMAKAKYTTEPLGHFGLAFDHYSHFTSPIRRYPDMMAHRLLEHYLQGGKNVEAEPVEEECKHSSEREKLAANAERASIKYKQVEYMAARVGEQFKGVVSGLTEWGMYVEVEENKCEGMIRVSDIPGDFFELDKDNYRLVGQRTKRIIQFGDELQVIVKAANLLDRTIDFELVDERPMSQRRNDAPRREESGRGRRSERGPERDRGGKSSGGPGGGGKRRR from the coding sequence ATGAAGAAACAAGATGAATCTGCAGCTCCCCGCGCCCCTCGCGCGAAAGCTGCCCGCGGTGAAAAAGCCGCTGCTGCCCCCGTTACCAAAACGCAAGTGTACCGGGTATTTGCCGACAACCCCGGCAAAGTATTTTCCTACCGTCAACTCTCGCGCCGCTTGGGCGTGACCACCAAAGAGCAGCGCGAAGAGGTCTTTGATCACCTCAAAGCCCTGCGCAAATCCAATCAGCTTACACTGCTCCAAAACGACGACTACCGCCTCACTGATCCAGCCGCGCTACGCATGCAGCCCGACGCCGGCCAGCGCCCTGAGCGCGGCCGTAACAAGGGGGGCAAATCTCGGCCAGATGGCGCTGCCATTGAGGCTCAGTTTGGGCAGGACCCACTAGTACATCGTCGCCGCGATGCTGGCTTCGACTTCCCTGGCGACGACCGTCAGCGCTTCCGCGAACGGCCCAGTTCCGGTGGCGACATCATCACCGGTACGGTAGCGCTGGCCACCAATAAGTACGCTTTCGTGGTAAGCGAGGAAAGCGAAAACGACATCCGCGTTTTCACCGACCGCCTAAAGTTTGCCATGAACGGCGACACGGTGCGAGTGCGTCTGCGTGGTGAGCGTGATGGCCGCCCGGTGGGCGACGTGTTGGAAGTAGTCAAGCGGGAGCGGGAAGAAATAGTAGGCCAACTGACGGTGCAGAACGCCGGCTTCGGCTTCGTATCGCCTGACCATCGCAAGATGTACTTCGATGTCTTTGTGCCCCATGAAGGGCTTAAAGATGCCCGTAGCGGTGAGAAAGTACTCGTGCGCATAACGGAGTGGCCCGAGGACCCCGGACGTCAGCCTGTGGGCGAAATCGTGCGCTCTTTTGGCCAGGCCGGCGAGAACGAAGCCGAGATCAACGCCATCATGGCGGAGTTCGGGTTGCCGTTTGAGTTTCCCCAGGATGTAGAAGAAGAGTCGGAAGGCATTTCGGACCGCATTCAGGAAGATGAAATTGCGCGCCGCCGCGACTTCCGCGACATTACCACCTTCACCATCGACCCCGCCGACGCCAAGGATTTTGACGACGCGCTATCCATCCAAAAGATGGAAAACGGCAACTGGGAAATCGGCGTTCATATTGCCGACGTTACCCACTATGTGCGGCCCGAGTCAATGCTGGAGCGGGAAGCTCGCCACCGCGCGACGTCGGTTTACTTAGTTGACCGCGTAATTCCGATGCTGCCCGAGCGCCTGTCGAACGGCTTGTGCTCGTTGCGGCCTAATGAAGACAAGCTGACCTTCTCAGCCGTGTTTGAGCTCGACGAGAACGGCAAACTCTACGACTCGTGGTTTGGCAAAACCATCATTCACTCCGACCGTCGCTTTGCTTACGGCGAAGCGCAGGAACGTATTGAAACGGGGGAGGGTGACTTTTCCGAAGAGGTGAATACGCTGAACAATATTGCCAAGAAACTCCAGGCCCAACGATTCAAGAAAGGCGCGATTGGCTTCGAAACCCAGGAGGTAAAATTCCAGCTGGATGAGAACGGCAAGCCAGTGGGCGTGTACGTGAAGGAGCGCCAAGATGCGCACAAGCTCATCGAGGAGTTTATGCTGCTGGCTAACCGCAAAGTGGCCGACTTCGTGTTCCAGAAAAAGAAGACCAAGCCACGCTTCACAATGGTGTATCGTACCCACGATGCTCCCGATGCCGACCGTCTGCAGAACTTCGCTTTGTTTGCCAAGAAGTTCGGCCACGACCTGAACCTGGATAATCCCAAGAAGCTCAGCAACGAACTCAACAGCCTGTCGGAAAACGTAGTGGGCAAGCCCGAGCAGAACGTGATTCAGACGCTGGCTATCCGTACCATGGCTAAGGCCAAGTACACGACGGAACCGCTGGGTCACTTTGGTCTGGCCTTCGACCACTATTCGCACTTTACCTCGCCCATCCGTCGCTACCCCGATATGATGGCGCACCGCCTGCTGGAACACTACCTGCAGGGGGGCAAAAATGTGGAAGCTGAACCCGTGGAAGAAGAGTGCAAGCACTCCTCGGAGCGGGAGAAGCTAGCCGCCAATGCCGAGCGCGCCAGCATCAAATACAAGCAGGTGGAGTACATGGCGGCCCGCGTAGGCGAGCAGTTCAAAGGCGTCGTATCGGGCCTCACCGAGTGGGGTATGTACGTGGAAGTGGAGGAGAACAAGTGCGAGGGCATGATCCGAGTGAGCGACATTCCCGGCGACTTCTTCGAACTCGACAAAGACAATTACCGCCTCGTCGGGCAGCGCACCAAGCGTATTATTCAGTTCGGCGATGAGCTGCAAGTCATCGTGAAAGCCGCCAACCTGCTTGATCGTACTATCGACTTCGAACTGGTGGATGAGCGCCCTATGTCGCAGCGCCGAAACGATGCGCCTCGCCGCGAGGAAAGCGGCCGTGGCCGTCGGTCGGAGCGTGGCCCTGAGCGGGACCGAGGTGGCAAGAGCAGCGGTGGCCCAGGTGGCGGCGGTAAGCGTCGCCGCTAA
- a CDS encoding rhomboid family intramembrane serine protease has protein sequence MLNLNVVLVLVILTGGISLYAWSNPTLRESWIMTPFLVRRRNEWYRFLTSGFLHADWMHLIFNMLAFYSFGGLIQDVFVQVFGVMGGIWRFLLLYLGGIIVSDIPTYLRHRNDPNYHSLGASGGVASVIFASILFRPIEGGIYIFPIPFAIPGVIFGVLYLAYSYYQGRKQGDNINHDAHFYGAIYGIILTLILVPVSGSIFWKEIQSYLFK, from the coding sequence ATGCTTAATCTGAATGTGGTGCTCGTGCTCGTTATCCTGACGGGGGGCATTTCCTTATACGCCTGGTCAAACCCAACTCTGCGGGAAAGCTGGATCATGACGCCCTTTCTGGTGCGCCGCCGCAACGAGTGGTACCGCTTCCTCACGTCCGGCTTCCTGCATGCCGACTGGATGCACCTTATCTTTAATATGCTGGCCTTTTATTCCTTTGGCGGCCTTATTCAGGATGTCTTCGTGCAGGTGTTTGGCGTAATGGGCGGTATCTGGCGCTTTCTACTGCTGTATCTGGGGGGCATTATTGTGTCGGACATTCCCACTTATCTACGCCATCGCAACGACCCCAACTACCACAGCCTAGGTGCGTCGGGTGGCGTCGCCTCCGTGATTTTTGCCAGTATCCTGTTCCGACCTATTGAGGGAGGGATTTATATCTTCCCTATTCCCTTCGCCATTCCAGGCGTCATCTTCGGAGTGCTATACCTTGCCTATTCTTATTATCAAGGCCGTAAGCAAGGCGATAATATCAACCACGACGCGCACTTTTATGGCGCCATCTACGGCATAATTCTTACCCTGATACTGGTTCCTGTTTCCGGCTCTATTTTCTGGAAAGAAATTCAATCATACTTATTTAAGTAG
- a CDS encoding PLD nuclease N-terminal domain-containing protein, with the protein MNKLLTLTKRLPVAALSLSLTLSLLLSSCSGRRSDGTTTIAGIIYLALAVLAVISLIKQDWPIGKKIIWGLVIWFFPFLGSIIYFLFSGRR; encoded by the coding sequence ATGAACAAGCTTCTCACTCTAACGAAACGCCTGCCGGTTGCGGCCCTATCTCTTTCTCTCACGCTGTCGCTGTTACTCAGCAGCTGCTCCGGTCGCCGTAGCGATGGCACAACTACTATTGCCGGTATTATTTATTTGGCCTTAGCAGTTCTTGCCGTCATTAGCCTCATTAAGCAGGATTGGCCAATCGGTAAAAAAATCATTTGGGGTCTGGTAATATGGTTCTTCCCTTTCCTTGGCTCTATTATTTATTTCCTGTTCTCAGGACGTAGATAA
- a CDS encoding DUF2939 domain-containing protein has product MKKALLLGLLISIVAVGGYWYYRTVVTASPQYSLAQAANAVRIHDVATFERYVDIDRVARNLVDQVADESSALEGLNVNRDIIQSALQLLKPQLAKSAQQEVRQYIESGSAQKAAAAGQQIGGMNISVLGLAGRVIGPNPAFKGIKYVNQQDGQTLVGLEITQPQYDTTLVLELRMLDQGNYWRVTEIANMGTLIKHTARLENQRLLKSQ; this is encoded by the coding sequence ATGAAGAAAGCTTTGTTGCTCGGATTACTGATTAGCATTGTCGCCGTCGGCGGTTACTGGTACTATCGCACGGTGGTAACAGCTAGTCCGCAGTACTCACTCGCACAGGCTGCTAATGCCGTCCGCATACATGATGTGGCTACTTTCGAGCGCTACGTAGACATCGATAGGGTAGCACGCAACCTAGTAGATCAGGTAGCGGATGAAAGCTCCGCGCTGGAAGGGTTAAACGTGAATAGGGATATTATTCAAAGCGCCTTACAACTACTAAAACCCCAGCTGGCGAAGTCTGCGCAGCAAGAAGTACGACAGTACATCGAGTCAGGCTCGGCGCAAAAAGCGGCCGCAGCAGGGCAACAGATTGGTGGAATGAATATATCGGTGCTTGGGCTGGCCGGACGGGTTATTGGTCCGAACCCAGCATTCAAAGGAATCAAATACGTGAATCAACAGGACGGGCAGACCTTAGTTGGTTTAGAAATAACGCAACCACAGTACGACACGACTCTCGTACTGGAACTGAGAATGCTAGACCAGGGCAACTACTGGCGCGTGACAGAAATAGCCAATATGGGTACCTTAATTAAGCATACAGCCCGACTGGAAAATCAGCGTTTGCTGAAAAGCCAATAG
- a CDS encoding glycerophosphodiester phosphodiesterase family protein — protein MPPKSLSIPEIHGHRGCRGLRPENTLAGFLHALELRVDVLELDVIISADEQVVVSHEPWLSAAICQDAAGKRIHPTSEREHNLFQMPYAAIRRYDCGSICNPRFPQQQPEAAYKPLLQEVIMKANTYAQELGRPLPFFSIEIKSSPAGDGIFHPSPPHFVELVLVVVRATGIAARTTLLSFDKRVLQAARNQVSALPLCLLVEDEQPLAEHLNELGFVPAVYGPEHRLVNEKLVAEVHTCGMRLIPWTVNEPAEMQRLIALGVDGITTDYPDRLVGLLLQ, from the coding sequence ATGCCCCCCAAGTCTCTCTCTATTCCTGAAATCCACGGTCATCGTGGTTGCCGCGGCTTACGTCCCGAGAACACGCTTGCGGGCTTTCTACATGCCTTGGAGCTTAGAGTAGATGTCTTGGAATTAGATGTCATTATCTCCGCCGATGAGCAGGTGGTTGTATCACACGAGCCCTGGCTATCAGCTGCCATTTGCCAGGATGCCGCCGGCAAGCGTATTCACCCCACAAGTGAGCGTGAGCACAATCTTTTTCAGATGCCTTACGCTGCTATACGCCGCTACGATTGCGGCTCTATATGCAACCCCCGCTTTCCGCAGCAGCAACCCGAAGCTGCCTACAAACCCCTGCTCCAGGAGGTGATTATGAAGGCTAATACCTACGCACAGGAACTCGGCCGGCCACTACCATTTTTTAGTATCGAGATTAAAAGTAGCCCGGCTGGCGATGGCATATTTCATCCCTCACCGCCGCACTTCGTTGAGTTGGTGTTAGTGGTTGTGCGTGCTACTGGTATAGCTGCGCGAACGACACTGCTGAGCTTCGATAAACGAGTTTTACAAGCCGCCCGAAACCAGGTTTCAGCTTTGCCTTTGTGCCTGCTGGTTGAGGATGAACAACCCCTTGCTGAGCACTTAAACGAGCTCGGTTTTGTACCCGCCGTTTACGGTCCTGAGCACAGACTCGTCAATGAAAAACTGGTAGCCGAGGTCCATACTTGTGGTATGCGACTTATCCCCTGGACGGTGAACGAGCCCGCCGAGATGCAACGTCTTATTGCGCTTGGAGTCGACGGCATCACTACTGATTATCCTGACCGACTGGTGGGCTTATTATTACAGTAA
- a CDS encoding helix-turn-helix domain-containing protein: MPHQGKILQDAIKNSGISITRIVEELGITRPTIYRKFKEETLDYGFVKQVGEIITHDFSHDFTSLQQTALPFVSAIPSVSVTSSVTQRPAPLQVVDNDPNKQLMALQAKYIALLEAYNELLLKVYSPK, translated from the coding sequence ATGCCGCACCAGGGCAAAATCCTTCAAGATGCCATCAAAAACAGTGGTATTTCCATCACTCGTATCGTGGAGGAACTGGGTATTACTCGTCCAACTATTTATCGTAAATTCAAAGAGGAGACTCTTGATTACGGTTTTGTAAAACAGGTTGGTGAGATCATTACACATGATTTTTCGCACGATTTTACATCGTTACAACAAACAGCGTTACCCTTTGTGTCCGCTATACCTAGTGTATCTGTTACAAGTAGTGTAACGCAGCGCCCGGCCCCGTTACAAGTTGTCGATAATGATCCTAATAAGCAGCTTATGGCTCTTCAGGCTAAGTATATAGCCTTACTAGAAGCCTATAATGAGCTCCTGTTGAAAGTGTACAGTCCTAAGTGA
- a CDS encoding acyl-CoA thioesterase produces the protein MIPSYANLGGKIHGGILLSLMDKVAYAAAAKHAGTYCVTVSVDGVNFLQPVEVGELVSLLASVNYVGRTSLVIGIKVIAEDVRTGVVKHTNTCYFTMVAKDDNGRPTPVPGLILETPDDTRRFMESIKRKELKAQFGVEFDNARSLLAVTQQADLLRNENCQLGY, from the coding sequence ATGATCCCATCGTATGCCAATCTGGGGGGCAAAATTCATGGCGGAATTCTGCTATCGCTTATGGATAAAGTTGCCTACGCTGCTGCTGCAAAACATGCTGGCACCTATTGCGTGACGGTGAGTGTAGATGGTGTAAACTTCCTACAACCAGTAGAGGTAGGGGAGCTAGTATCGTTGCTAGCTTCCGTCAATTACGTAGGTCGTACTTCCCTCGTAATCGGCATTAAGGTCATTGCCGAGGACGTGCGAACTGGTGTTGTGAAACACACCAACACATGCTATTTCACAATGGTCGCCAAGGATGATAACGGGCGCCCTACCCCTGTGCCTGGCTTGATACTAGAGACGCCAGATGATACGAGGCGTTTCATGGAATCCATTAAGCGCAAGGAGCTCAAAGCCCAGTTTGGTGTTGAGTTCGATAACGCTCGCTCTTTGCTAGCGGTTACTCAGCAAGCCGATTTATTACGTAACGAGAACTGTCAGTTAGGTTACTAA
- a CDS encoding DUF721 domain-containing protein — protein sequence MQFSPPVAILLQARALLYCILLKKPSNSDNSRQADIVPLKDGIKALLKAYRLQGKLNEVFVVSSWERIMGKAVALKTQEIYISNSKLFVRLSSAPLKHELVMAKTRVMELINDEVGETVIKEVIFL from the coding sequence ATGCAATTTTCCCCCCCCGTGGCTATTCTGCTTCAGGCTCGCGCATTATTGTATTGCATTCTCTTGAAAAAACCAAGCAACTCCGATAACTCTCGTCAGGCTGATATTGTCCCTTTAAAGGACGGTATTAAGGCACTGCTCAAAGCGTACCGCTTACAGGGAAAGCTGAACGAGGTGTTTGTCGTGTCGAGTTGGGAACGCATCATGGGTAAGGCAGTAGCTTTAAAGACCCAGGAGATTTATATCAGTAATAGTAAGTTATTCGTACGCTTAAGTTCAGCCCCCCTCAAGCATGAGCTGGTAATGGCCAAGACGCGCGTGATGGAGCTCATCAATGATGAGGTTGGTGAGACAGTTATCAAAGAAGTGATTTTTCTATAG
- the recF gene encoding DNA replication/repair protein RecF (All proteins in this family for which functions are known are DNA-binding proteins that assist the filamentation of RecA onto DNA for the initiation of recombination or recombinational repair.): MILESLHLLFFKNYDEATLAFSPHINCFVGDNGSGKTNLLDAIHYLSLTRSAFTTADAQSIKQGAEFFVVKGRFQTPLADTDTIHCSLRVGQKKLVTRNKQAYERIADHIGRYPVVLISPYDTDLIREGSEERRKYFDSIISQLDHDYLELLITYSNLLRQRNALLKLAADGRGYDRDYLLVLDEQLVPVGGQIMERRQQFLTDFTPLFQRHYQQLADGREQVTLQYKSQLPGADFAHLLRTNERRDITLQRTTIGPHKDDFTFLMDELPVKSYGSQGQQKSYAIALKLAQFEIFASRKKHKPLLLLDDIFDRLDEKRITRLMQLVAEHTFGQVFLTDTHLERTDRILATISEQVARFAVHNGTVTAL, translated from the coding sequence ATGATTCTGGAAAGCCTACACCTATTGTTCTTTAAAAACTACGACGAAGCCACGTTGGCTTTCTCGCCTCACATCAATTGCTTCGTCGGCGACAATGGAAGTGGTAAGACTAACTTGCTCGACGCTATTCATTACTTGTCTCTCACGCGTAGCGCTTTCACTACTGCCGATGCGCAAAGCATAAAGCAGGGTGCTGAGTTCTTTGTAGTGAAAGGTCGCTTTCAAACGCCTCTCGCCGACACCGATACTATTCACTGCAGCTTACGCGTAGGTCAAAAGAAATTGGTCACCCGCAACAAGCAAGCCTACGAGCGTATTGCAGATCACATAGGCCGCTATCCTGTTGTGCTCATCTCCCCCTATGATACCGACTTGATTCGGGAGGGCAGCGAGGAGAGGCGCAAGTATTTCGACAGTATTATCTCCCAGCTTGATCATGATTACCTCGAGCTTCTCATTACCTACTCTAATTTGCTACGGCAGCGTAATGCGCTGCTCAAGCTGGCTGCCGACGGCCGCGGCTACGACCGGGATTATTTACTGGTGCTTGATGAGCAGCTGGTCCCTGTTGGGGGGCAAATTATGGAGCGCCGCCAGCAATTTCTTACGGACTTCACCCCTCTCTTTCAGCGCCACTATCAGCAGTTAGCCGATGGCCGTGAGCAGGTGACGCTGCAATACAAGAGCCAGCTACCAGGCGCTGACTTTGCGCATTTGCTCCGCACCAATGAGCGGCGCGATATTACGTTGCAGCGCACCACGATTGGACCCCATAAAGATGACTTCACTTTTCTAATGGACGAGTTGCCGGTAAAGAGCTATGGTTCTCAGGGCCAGCAGAAGTCTTATGCCATCGCACTTAAGCTTGCCCAGTTCGAGATATTTGCCAGCCGCAAAAAACATAAACCCTTGCTACTTCTTGATGACATTTTTGACCGGCTAGATGAGAAGCGCATCACCCGCCTTATGCAGCTAGTAGCGGAGCATACCTTCGGCCAGGTATTCCTGACCGATACTCACCTCGAGCGTACCGACCGAATTCTCGCTACTATCTCGGAACAAGTGGCTCGCTTTGCGGTGCATAATGGCACCGTTACGGCTCTCTAG
- the pdhA gene encoding pyruvate dehydrogenase (acetyl-transferring) E1 component subunit alpha, producing the protein MPPSNEEAKEATGAPKATVPAKPKFPKETYLQWYEQMQLMRKFEEKAGQLYGQQKIKGFCHLYIGQEACVAGAVSALTKDDKWITAYRDHAHPLALGTSPNAIMAELFAKATGCSKGKGGSMHMFDKEVNFMGGHGIVGGQVPLGAGIAFSEKYNKTGNLCICYMGDGAVRQGALHEAFNMAMLWKLPVIFVIENNGYAMGTAVQRSSNVTELYTLGESYDMPSFPVNAMNVEDVHDAVAQAAERARAGEGPTLLEFKTYRYKGHSMSDPAKYRTKEELEDYRSRDSIEAVRHTILTNSMATEDDLNAIDEQIKAAVNESVEFAETSPYPTADELYKDVYVQQDYPYIRD; encoded by the coding sequence ATGCCACCTTCGAATGAAGAGGCGAAGGAAGCGACTGGTGCACCCAAGGCTACCGTACCTGCGAAGCCAAAGTTTCCGAAGGAAACGTATTTGCAGTGGTATGAGCAGATGCAGCTGATGCGCAAGTTTGAGGAGAAGGCGGGGCAGCTTTACGGACAGCAAAAGATCAAAGGTTTCTGCCACCTGTATATAGGTCAGGAAGCTTGCGTAGCGGGTGCCGTTTCAGCCCTAACCAAAGACGATAAGTGGATTACCGCTTACCGCGACCACGCCCACCCGTTAGCCTTAGGTACGTCGCCTAATGCCATCATGGCCGAGTTATTTGCGAAAGCTACCGGCTGCTCAAAAGGCAAAGGAGGCTCCATGCACATGTTCGATAAAGAAGTGAACTTTATGGGCGGCCACGGCATCGTAGGCGGTCAGGTTCCGCTTGGTGCCGGCATTGCTTTTTCCGAAAAGTATAACAAGACGGGTAACCTTTGCATCTGCTATATGGGCGATGGCGCCGTGCGCCAGGGTGCCTTGCATGAAGCTTTTAACATGGCTATGCTGTGGAAGCTGCCGGTTATTTTCGTTATCGAAAATAATGGCTATGCAATGGGTACAGCAGTGCAACGCAGTTCTAACGTTACGGAACTCTATACGCTAGGCGAGAGCTACGACATGCCTTCCTTCCCAGTGAATGCTATGAATGTAGAAGATGTGCACGATGCTGTAGCCCAAGCCGCAGAGCGCGCCCGCGCCGGCGAAGGACCTACGCTGCTCGAGTTCAAGACCTATCGGTACAAGGGCCATTCCATGAGCGACCCAGCGAAGTATCGTACAAAAGAAGAACTAGAAGATTATCGCTCGCGCGATTCCATCGAGGCCGTGCGTCACACCATCTTGACGAACAGCATGGCTACCGAGGACGACCTGAATGCCATTGACGAGCAAATTAAAGCGGCCGTAAATGAGTCCGTAGAATTTGCTGAAACCTCCCCTTATCCGACTGCCGACGAGTTGTACAAAGACGTGTACGTGCAGCAGGACTACCCTTACATCCGCGACTAA
- a CDS encoding tetratricopeptide repeat protein, producing the protein MSKIPYTRNTPNARQRTEVPADPNQPVADGVTEHPLMEDPDALALRLVESEDFVRRNKTALLSLLAVVVLAVVGGFAFYTWRNTQNEKGQAAMYQAVNYWEADSLNKALKGDGQYDGLAAITSEYNGTQAANLANFYAGVAALKDGKYQNAIDYLEDFTSDDLLVQARAYSLIGDAYLELNKFKEAADQYEKAANYKANEYFSPGYLMKEAMARELAKDYDGAIKAYTKVVDEYQNAAEVTEAKQYLARVQAIAGK; encoded by the coding sequence ATGTCAAAGATTCCCTACACGCGCAATACCCCTAATGCCCGCCAGCGCACAGAGGTACCCGCAGATCCAAACCAACCTGTCGCGGACGGTGTGACCGAGCATCCGTTGATGGAAGACCCTGACGCGCTGGCCCTCCGGCTGGTAGAATCGGAGGACTTTGTCCGGCGCAACAAGACAGCTTTACTGAGCTTGCTAGCGGTAGTAGTGCTAGCTGTTGTCGGCGGCTTTGCTTTTTACACGTGGCGCAATACCCAGAATGAAAAGGGGCAGGCTGCCATGTATCAGGCTGTCAACTATTGGGAAGCTGACTCATTGAACAAAGCCCTCAAGGGCGATGGGCAGTATGATGGTTTAGCTGCTATAACCTCTGAGTACAATGGTACCCAAGCGGCTAACCTGGCTAACTTCTATGCTGGCGTAGCCGCTTTGAAAGATGGTAAATACCAGAACGCCATCGATTATCTGGAAGACTTTACCTCGGACGACTTGTTGGTACAAGCTCGGGCTTACTCCCTGATCGGAGACGCTTACCTGGAGCTGAATAAGTTTAAGGAAGCAGCTGATCAATATGAGAAGGCCGCCAATTACAAGGCTAACGAATACTTCTCACCCGGCTACCTAATGAAGGAAGCTATGGCACGTGAGCTCGCTAAAGACTACGATGGTGCCATAAAAGCCTATACAAAAGTTGTGGACGAATACCAGAATGCTGCTGAGGTTACGGAAGCCAAACAGTACCTTGCCCGCGTTCAGGCAATAGCTGGAAAGTAG
- a CDS encoding TraR/DksA family transcriptional regulator, translated as MSEETIRYSREDLAEFEEIIQDKLTAARKEVSFIKETLSRRNDSGTDNTASSSKVLEDGADTAEKESMNQLASRQMKFIQQLENALVRIKNGTYGVCIGTGKLIPKERLRAVPHTQHSIEAKMARRD; from the coding sequence ATGAGTGAAGAAACCATACGCTACTCCAGAGAAGATCTAGCGGAGTTCGAAGAGATTATCCAAGACAAGCTTACGGCTGCCCGTAAGGAGGTGTCATTTATCAAAGAAACATTGAGCCGTCGTAACGATTCGGGTACCGATAATACAGCGTCTTCCTCTAAGGTATTGGAAGACGGCGCTGATACGGCCGAAAAGGAAAGCATGAACCAGTTGGCTTCGCGCCAAATGAAGTTCATTCAGCAGTTGGAGAATGCGCTGGTGCGCATTAAGAATGGTACGTACGGCGTGTGCATTGGCACTGGCAAACTGATTCCGAAGGAGCGTCTGCGGGCTGTGCCGCATACCCAGCACTCCATCGAGGCTAAAATGGCGCGCCGCGACTAA
- a CDS encoding pseudouridine synthase: MPGEAPAYKNLKFYEEDKTRGNKRRREEDDSAGDTLRLNRYIANAGVCSRREADALIAAGEIRVNGEVVTEMGYQVQPTDTVQYGKTNLKREKEVYVLLNKPKDFITTTDDPEGRKTVMDLVATASKERIFPVGRLDRNTTGLLLFTNDGEVAQKLTHPSHKNKKIYQVELNTPLTEDHLRQIAEGVELEDGKAEVDDVAVVAGNAHFVGVELHIGRNRIVRRIFEHLGYEVVSLDRVQYAGLTKKDLPRGKWRYLNEKEVIRLKYFL, encoded by the coding sequence GTGCCTGGTGAAGCTCCCGCTTACAAGAACCTAAAGTTTTACGAAGAGGATAAAACCCGCGGCAACAAGCGTCGGCGCGAGGAAGATGATTCGGCCGGTGATACTCTGCGCTTGAATCGCTACATCGCTAATGCGGGTGTTTGCTCACGGCGTGAGGCGGATGCGCTTATCGCCGCCGGTGAAATTCGGGTGAATGGCGAGGTAGTTACCGAAATGGGCTACCAAGTACAGCCCACTGATACCGTGCAGTATGGCAAAACCAACCTCAAGCGTGAAAAAGAGGTGTATGTACTGCTCAACAAGCCAAAAGACTTCATCACTACTACCGATGACCCAGAGGGTCGCAAAACGGTAATGGATCTGGTGGCTACTGCCTCCAAGGAGCGCATCTTCCCGGTCGGTCGCCTAGACCGTAACACAACTGGTTTGCTGCTCTTCACTAATGATGGTGAGGTGGCCCAAAAGCTTACGCATCCGTCGCACAAGAACAAGAAGATCTATCAGGTAGAGCTGAACACACCGCTCACCGAAGATCATCTGCGCCAGATTGCCGAAGGTGTTGAGCTGGAAGATGGCAAAGCGGAGGTTGATGATGTGGCCGTGGTAGCGGGCAATGCGCACTTTGTGGGCGTTGAGCTGCACATTGGTCGCAACCGCATTGTGCGCCGCATATTTGAGCACTTGGGTTATGAGGTAGTTTCTCTGGACCGGGTGCAGTATGCAGGACTTACTAAAAAAGATTTGCCCCGTGGCAAGTGGCGCTATCTGAACGAGAAGGAAGTTATTCGCCTGAAGTATTTCTTGTAA